One Aspergillus oryzae RIB40 DNA, chromosome 2 genomic window carries:
- a CDS encoding uncharacterized protein (predicted protein), translating into MSDQTRPSSPDSYSGFFYHKPWSEPWALSDFSPDQGIVKFYDRLESQPWWGRTLSRQFLKRSVHWGHGWPWGYFIYRTAYSSDEDWNQALAKLNRYIHCAIRYDDDPEPAEIVWEGCKNVIIDDQRLLEGASPVKVRQLFQDWVERHPDCNHRSTPRSAFCLMIDGHALQSILASPEPCLENKNWITKKTGYVILIDRYFPDKGYRHEPYNVGWVRLKICGIWPFSRSWDVVEFDERYPAIGRPGLIPYYDGYETWVEDVNGQKLTDVDSSGDEDEDEDEDDLDSGYGVHDIYQYLREGGHI; encoded by the coding sequence ATGTCAGACCAAACCAGACCGTCCTCACCTGATTCGTACAGCGGATTCTTCTACCACAAGCCCTGGTCTGAACCATGGGCTTTATCCGACTTTTCGCCAGACCAAGGGATAGTGAAATTCTATGATCGTCTTGAAAGTCAGCCATGGTGGGGCAGGACTCTTTCAAGGCAGTTCCTCAAGAGATCCGTACACTGGGGCCATGGTTGGCCGTGGGGATATTTCATCTACCGGACAGCATACAGTTCCGACGAGGACTGGAACCAGGCCCTTGCCAAACTCAATCGCTATATCCACTGCGCTATAAGATATGACGATGACCCTGAACCAGCCGAGATCGTCTGGGAGGGCTGTAAAAACGTCATTATTGATGATCAACGATTGCTAGAGGGGGCTTCGCCTGTTAAAGTCCGGCAACTGTTCCAAGACTGGGTAGAACGACATCCAGACTGCAATCATCGTAGCACTCCACGGTCAGCCTTTTGCTTAATGATCGATGGCCATGCCCTTCAATCTATTCTGGCGAGTCCAGAGCCTTGCctcgaaaacaaaaattgGATCACCAAAAAAACGGGATATGTGATCTTGATTGATCGCTATTTTCCTGATAAGGGGTACCGGCACGAGCCTTATAATGTGGGTTGGGTCCGTTTGAAGATTTGTGGGATTTGGCCGTTTTCGCGTTCGTGGGATGTAGTGGAGTTTGACGAAAGATATCCGGCTATTGGGAGGCCCGGTTTGATTCCGTATTATGATGGTTATGAGACTTGGGTGGAGGATGTGAATGGGCAGAAGCTGACAGATGTTGATTCTTCaggtgatgaggatgaggatgaggatgaggatgacttGGACAGCGGTTATGGTGTTCATGATATCTATCAGTATCTAAGGGAGGGGGGCCATATTTAA
- a CDS encoding uncharacterized protein (predicted protein), whose amino-acid sequence MSLYLGRILPRTHRLKYRSPCQLRQLPGAQFSRSFFQQPRVLPVRNANGLINEPQRRLLSSGPSLSAKSSELTERVLPVCCPGCGAYAQTIEPGEPGYYSKTRKQTRKLLSETERATGVQDGETGEVADLKTEGEKAAGTIQQLIKESEEEAAAPKPIHGALLENAAATAKEYIEKSRPPVQVCDRCHDLVHHNKAVPAISPTIYSIGAYLDESPYKYNRIYHVIDAADFPMSLVDNIYEALSIEEQRSRNRRASTEKYRGGKKLPTISFIITRSDLLAPTKEQVDSKMEYVRSVLREALAKSTENFRLGNVHMISAHRGWWTKKVKEEIKNHGGGVWVVGKANVGKSSFIEACFPKDSKNLEKIAELVERRQAESDISPRDATAVDSDGLLPPAPQEDLYPILPVVSSLPGTTVSPIRIPFGRGCGEMIDLPGMDRGDLADYVRDEHKRDTIMTKRRKPERYTIKSGQSLLLGGGLVRITSVNPDDVLMAACFIPIEAHVTKTEKAVEMQAEQRPYPGENIMIEGIGSQITSAGIFDLKWDVTQSHLPTTIAKAVEDKGIKPPPLPYKVMSADILIEGCGWVELTAQIRAKSTDGESARSLPQVEIFTPNGRHVGVRRPIECWKYVAEKQAVEKRKKGARGRQSIGQKKRAHHSSKV is encoded by the exons ATGTCGCTATATCTTGGGCGCATACTCCCAAGAACACATCGATTAAAATACCGCTCTCCGTGCCAGTTACGGCAGCTTCCTGGAGCGCAGTTCTCACGGAGCTTTTTTCAGCAGCCGCGGGTGCTGCCCGTTCGGAATGCAAACGGCCTAATCAACGAACCACAGCGACGCCTCCTATCCTCGGGTCCTTCATTAAGTGCGAAATCATCGGAGCTTACTGAACGCGTCCTACCAGTCTGTTGTCCAGGATGTGGTGCATACGCGCAAACCATCGAGCCCGGCGAACCAGGATACTACAGCAAAACCAGGAAGCAAACACGAAAGCTCTTGTCGGAGACAGAACGAGCAACTGGCGTGCAGGATGGAGAGACCGGGGAGGTAGCGGATCTTAAaacagaaggagaaaaggcAGCAGGCACAATTCAGCAACTGATCAAGGAGTCGGAGGAAGAAGCGGCCGCTCCTAAACCTATCC ATGGCGCTTTACTTGAGAATGCTGCAGCCACTGCTAAAGAGTACATTGAAAAGTCTCGACCCCCTGTGCAGGTTTGCGATAGATGCCACGATCTCGTACACCATAACAAAGCGGTTCCTGCAATCTCACCTACGATATACTCCATTGGGGCATACCTTGACGAGTCACCATACAAATACAACAGAATCTACCACGTAATTGACGCAGCAGATTTCCCTATGTCTCTTGTCGACAATATATACGAGGCACTTTCCATCGAAGAACAGCGGTCGCGCAACCGGCGAGCTTCGACTGAGAAATACcgaggaggaaagaaattaCCTACTATCAGCTTCATCATAACACGCTCTGATCTCTTAGCTCCTACCAAGGAACAGGTAGACTCGAAGATGGAATATGTCCGCTCGGTTCTCCGAGAGGCACTTGCTAAGTCGACCGAGAATTTCCGTCTGGGCAATGTGCATATGATAAGCGCTCACCGAGGCTGGTGGACCAAAAAAGTCAAGGAGGAAATCAAGAACCACGGCGGTGGTGTGTGGGTAGTGGGCAAGGCTAATGTCGGGAAGAGTAGTTTCATAGAGGCTTGCTTTCCCAAGGATTCTAAGAACCTTGAGAAAATTGCTGAACTGGTTGAGCGTCGCCAAGCAGAGTCGGATATCAGCCCACGCGACGCCACCGCGGTTGACTCTGACGGCCTTTTACCACCTGCCCCCCAGGAAGACCTTTATCCTATCCTGCCGGTTGTTTCGTCGCTGCCAGGAACTACCGTTTCGCCGATTCGCATACCCTTTGGCCGCGGCTGTGGTGAAATGATCGATTTGCCTGGGATGGATCGGGGCGACCTAGCAGACTACGTCCGTGACGAACACAAACGAGACACGATCATGACTAAACGGAGAAAACCAGAACGGTATACTATAAAGTCAGGCCAATCGCTGCTTTTAGGTGGAGGCCTTGTACGAATCACGTCGGTGAACCCTGACGATGTACTAATGGCAGCCTGCTTTATCCCGATCGAGGCCCATGTCACGAAGACTGAGAAGGCCGTTGAAATGCAGGCTGAACAGCGTCCTTACCCAGGAGAGAATATCATGATAGAAGGTATCGGCAGTCAAATTACTTCCGCGGGAATCTTTGACCTCAAATGGGACGTGACCCAGTCGCACCTACCGACGACGATCGCGAAGGCAGTGGAAGATAAGGGTATAAAACCCCCTCCCCTGCCATACAAAGTGATGTCGGCAGATATACTCATTGAGGGATGCGGTTGGGTCGAGCTCACGGCGCAGATCCGTGCCAAATCCACAGACGGCGAGTCCGCCAGGTCGTTACCGCAGGTTGAGATATTCACTCCGAACGGTCGACATGTTGGGGTGCGGCGTCCCATTGAATGCTGGAAGTACGTTGCAGAGAAGCAGGCTGTGGAGAAACGTAAGAAAGGAGCACGAGGGCGACAAAGTATCGGGCAGAAGAAGCGTGCCCATCACTCATCTAAAGTCTGA
- a CDS encoding DASH complex subunit DAM1 (predicted protein): MDPTAFSRSSSRPRPSSRPTTPLRPSSRSSLREAHGYGGSISNAGYTQPAINALEPQFAELADSMADLEANFMHLQLMHESLTRFSESFASFLYGLNMNAFCVDFPEAPIPESFKRAKQAEAQKGINVTLHLMELYGTNTLQEAEVEQTRQANEGETTFMTTDTTFVENPSSTTPPKPVRKTPTSSRGTTRGSSTRGRYTTRGTSRARPSALPRGRGLR, from the exons ATGGATCCTACAGCTTTTTCCCGATCGTCTTCGCGTCCAAGACCTTCATCCAGGCCCACGACCCCTCTTCGACCGAGCTCTCGGTCTTCATTACGTGAAGCACATGGCTATGGAGGAAGTATCAGCAACGCAGGCTATACCCAACCTGCGATAAATGCCCTCGAGCCACAGTTCGCAGAGCTCGCAGACTCCATGGCCGATCTCGAGGCCAACTTTATGCACCTCCAATTGATGCACGAGAGTCTTACGCGCTTCAGCGAAAGCTTTGCCAGTTTTCTCTACGGCTTAAACATGAACGCTTTCTGTGTAGATTTTCCAGAG GCTCCGATCCCCGAATCATTCAAAAGAGCCAAACAAGCGGAGGCTCAGAAAGGTATCAACGTCACATTACATCTGATGGAACTGTATGGCACTAACACtctccaagaagctgaagtgGAGCAAACTCGACAGGCTAATGAAGGCGAAACGACGTTCAT GACTACCGACACCACTTTCGTGGAAAATCCATCAAGCACAACCCCCCCGAAGCCGGTGCGCAAAACTCCTACCTCGTCGCGGGGGACCACAAGAGGCTCTAGTACTCGTGGTCGTTATACAACCAGAGGCACTAGTCGAGCTCGTCCGAGCGCGCTGCCAAGGGGCAGAGGGTTGCGGTGA
- a CDS encoding 40S ribosomal protein eS10 (40s ribosomal protein s10): MAIKTEESRTFNLTASRSTRSHSSFKPTTTLFALLERFPEERQELATMLIPKDDRKKIHEYLFREGVLVAKKDFESKHADIDTKNLYVIKALQSLNSRGYVKTQFSWQYYYYTLTPEGLDYLREWLHLPAEVVPATHIKQQRSHAPPRGMMGGEERERRGPRPTREGGYRRRDQEKEGGAPGEFAPNFRGGFGRGRGAPSS; this comes from the exons ATGGCGATAAAGACGGAA GAATCACGCACTTTTAACTTAACCGCCAGTCGCTCCACTCgatcccattcatcatttaaaccaaccaccacccTCTTCGCGTTGTTAGAGCGATTCCCCGAAGAGCGCCAGGAACTCGCAACAAT GCTTATCCCTAAGGACGACCGCAAGAAGATCCACGAGTACCTCTTCCGCG AGGGTGTGCTCGTGGCCAAGAAGGACTTCGAGTCCAAGCATGCCGACATTGACACCAAGAACCTCTACGTGATCAAGGCCCTCCAGTCCCTCAACTCCCGCGGCTATGTCAAGACCCAGTTCTCGTGgcagtactactactacacCCTCACCCCCGAG GGTCTTGACTACCTCCGTGAGTGGCTCCACCTCCCCGCTGAGGTTGTCCCTGCCACCCACATCAAGCAGCAGCGTTCCCACGCTCCCCCCCGTGGTATGATGGGTGGTGAGGAGCGTGAGCGCCGTGGTCCCCGCCCTACCCGTGAGGGTGGCTACCGCCGCCGCGaccaggagaaggagggtggtGCTCCCGGCGAGTTCGCCCCTAACTTCCGTGGTGGATTCGGCCGTGGCCGTGGTGCTCCCTCTTCTTAA
- a CDS encoding M20 family metallo-hydrolase (acetylornithine deacetylase/Succinyl-diaminopimelate desuccinylase and related deacylases), which translates to MASFIFSKSATVSLKRLPAKSRVLPFTRIGLIQPRRTFSLSLKQAMLTTELSEAEVSALRANKDRLANDLHHSCQWGFGIRWGDGPTDTGMQRLTLSEEDKSVRDWFIKTTKALKCDITIDEMGNIFAVRPGRRKDVPPTFIGSHLDTQPTGGRYDGILGVLSGIEALKVIDEMGLETEGGIGVVNWTNEEGARFPISMVASGVWAESIPLSRAHGLIEVPTVASLPTASSAPESLKSALEKIGYLGDVPCSYKATPMAAHFELHIEQGPHLISAGQRVGIVTAVQAYRWYRVNVTGRDTHTGTTAFQHRADALYAFAQMMVRAREVASSHGCLASVGIVEAKPGSVNTVPGLVSFSLDIRGPETELVATVEEKLRKEFDAIAAEEGKGIGKPCRVEWTVEFDSPAVKFHPDCIDCVQQSAEAVVADAPEPKSLVRTIMSGAGHDSVFTSKRVPTSMIFVPCKDGLSHHPEEFCSADDCATGASVILQAVVRYDRKRFSS; encoded by the exons ATGGCGTCTTTCATATTTTCCAAATCCGCTACAGTATCACTCAAGAGATTACCGGCCAAGTCGAGAGTATTGCCGTTCACAAGGATAGGCCTGATCCAACCACGCCGGaccttctccctttctctaAAACAAGCCATGTTGACGACAGAGCTGTCCGAGGCCGAGGTTTCGGCGCTTAGAGCCAACAAGGACCGCCTTGCAAACGACCTCCATCACAGTTGTCAATGGGGGTTTGGCATACGTTGGGGAGA TGGACCGACGGATACAGGAATGCAGCGCCTGACGCTGTCTGAAGAAGACAAATCCGTGCGAGACTGGTTTATTAAAACAACTAAGGCATTAAAATGCGACATCACGATTGATGAAATGGGCAATATCTTCGCTGTGCGTCCCGGACGGAGAAAGGATGTGCCCCCGACATTCATCGGCAGCCATTTAGATACGCAACCAACAGGTGGTCGTTACGATGGGATCCTGGGTGTTCTCTCAGGTATTGAAGCTTTGAAAGTTATCGACGAGATGGGCCTGGAAACAGAAGGAGGCATAGGCGTTGTAAACTGGACGAA CGAAGAGGGGGCCCGTTTCCCTATCAGTATGGTCGCTTCTGGGGTATGGGCAGAGTCTATACCTCTCTCACGGGCACATGGGCTCATCGAGGTGCCAACGGTGGCTTCTCTCCCCACTGCATCTTCTGCTCCAGAATCGTTAAAATCGGCACTTGAAAAGATCGGTTATTTAGGGGATGTTCCTTGTTCATACAAAGCAACTCCCATGGCAGCTCATTTTGAGCTTCACATTGAACAGGGGCCTCATCTGATTTCAGCAGGTCAACGTGTTGGTATTGTTACTGCCGTCCAAGCGTACCGCTGGTATCGAGTCAATGTGACGGGTAGAGACACCCATACTGGGACCACAGCTTTTCAACATCGCGCAGACGCGCTGTACGCCTTCGCTCAAATGATGGTGCGCGCTCGGGAAGTTGCCTCTTCTCACGGTTGTTTAGCCAGTGTCGGCATCGTCGAGGCAAAACCTGGTAGCGTCAATACCGTGCCTGGTCTTGTCAGCTTCTCCCTCGATATTCGCGGTCCCGAAACTGAATTGGTCGCAACTGTTGAGGAGAAACTAAGAAAGGAGTTCGACGCCATTGCAGCGGAAGAAGGCAAGGGCATTGGTAAGCCTTGTCGGGTCGAATGGACTGTAGAATTCGACTCTCCAGCGGTCAAGTTCCACCCGGATTGTATCGACTGCGTGCAACAATCTGCAGAAGCTGTTGTCGCCGATGCGCCCGAGCCCAAATCCCTTGTGCGGACGATTATGAGCGGCGCGGGTCACGATAGTGTTTTCACGTCTAAGAGGGTGCCCACCAGTATGATATTCGTGCCATGTAAGGATGGACTGAGCCATCATCCGGAAGAATTCTGCTCTGCAGATGACTGTGCCACAGGTGCATCTGTGATTTTGCAAGCGGTGGTTCGGTATGACCGGAAGAGATTCTCGTCGTAG
- a CDS encoding CRAL-TRIO domain-containing protein (phosphatidylinositol transfer protein PDR16 and related proteins): MIKCFEANYPECLGVVLIHKAPWIFSGIWNIIKGWLDPVVASKINFTKNISDLEKFIPKDRIYKELEGDENWEYSYVEPKADENKTMEDTAKRDELVKERQQLAQELQDATIEWITVSRKKDEEAIKAAVEKRQALIERLRAQYWQLDPYIRATSLYDRLNILQGGGKIDFYPAEAKVNGAATNGTTTNGATNGTSN; this comes from the exons ATGATCAAGTGCTTCGAGGCTAATTATCCCGAATGCTTGGGAGTTGTGCTTATCCACAAAGCCCCTTGGATCTTCTCAG GAATTTGGAATATCATTAAGGGCTGGCTTGATCCCGTTGTTGCATCCAAgatcaacttcaccaagaaTATCTCAGACCTTGAGAAATTCATCCCCAAGGATCGCATTTATAAGGAACTTGAGGGCGACGAGAACTGGGAATACAGCTATGTAGAGCCCAAGGCCGATGAAAATAAGACGATGGAAGATACGGCCAAGCGAGATgagttggtcaaggaaaGACAACAACTTGCCCAAGAACTTCAAGATGCTACGATTGAGTGGATCACGGTCAgcaggaagaaggatgaggaggccaTCAAGGcagcggtggagaagagacAGGCCCTCATTGAGCGATTGAGGGCTCAATACTGGCAGCTCGACCCGTACATTCGCGCTACCTCGCTGTATGACAGACTGAACATTCTTCAAGGCGGTGGCAAAATTGATTTCTATCCGGCTGAAGCCAAAGTGAACGGAGCTGCTACGAATGGGACTACCACGAACGGTGCCACGAATGGCACATCCAACTAG
- a CDS encoding uncharacterized protein (phosphatidylinositol transfer protein PDR16 and related proteins): MPIQAAPGTVGNLTPEQEVKLQEFWVLLLKVCGVNVEGIESNGDVATPPSPSSQKKAAPKRRFTFFGGKSNDEEEDTTANGVTTSIASINITDGDDKYGQSKEFQQAITDMKPEEIRVTLWNMVKQDNPDSLLLRFLRARKWDIKKALIMLVSTIRWRLQDVKVDDDIVKNGELAALEQSKSSDPEEKRKGEEFLKQMRMGKGYIHGVDKDGRPICVIRVRLHKPADQSTDTLDRFTVYTIESARMMLSPPVETAVSFLSLHERIFKHLT; the protein is encoded by the coding sequence ATGCCTATCCAAGCCGCCCCCGGAACCGTGGGCAACCTTACCCCAGAGCAGGAAGTCAAACTTCAGGAGTTCTGGGTCCTGTTGCTGAAGGTATGCGGCGTCAACGTCGAAGGAATTGAATCAAATGGCGATGTCGCCACGCCCCCAAGCCCGTCGTCCCAGAAGAAAGCGGCACCAAAGCGGAGGTTCACCTTCTTTGGTGGGAAGAGcaatgatgaggaggaggacacCACAGCGAATGGTGTTACAACTAGCATTGCTTCCATCAACATTACCGATGGAGATGACAAGTATGGACAGTCTAAGGAATTCCAGCAAGCAATTACCGACATGAAGCCCGAGGAGATTCGGGTTACACTGTGGAACATGGTTAAGCAAGATAACCCCGACTCCTTGCTCCTGCGTTTCCTTCGGGCGCGCAAgtgggatatcaagaaagcACTCATCATGTTGGTCTCCACAATCAGATGGAGATTGCAGGATGTGAAAGTcgacgatgatatcgttAAGAATGGCGAACTGGCTGCTCTAGAGCAATCGAAGAGCTCGGACCctgaagagaagaggaagggcGAAGAGTTCCTGAAGCAGATGCGCATGGGCAAGGGTTACATTCACGGTGTTGACAAAGATGGACGGCCTATTTGCGTTATCAGAGTGCGCTTGCACAAGCCGGCCGATCAGAGCACGGATACTTTGGATCGGTTTACCGTGTATACCATTGAATCCGCCCGGATGATGCTCTCGCCCCCAGTTGAAACAGCTGTAAGTTTCCTATCACTGCATGAGCGAATATTTAAACACCTAACATGA
- a CDS encoding uncharacterized protein (predicted protein) — protein sequence MAGIPPENSYFVAQDAQDMRDRLPQTGNLQILLFMDVVQGVCVEPGTHFFLEPVTPTIARGGKYPTPVREARGQIVALGGHGGKELFGELRSITPAAMKQDGCVRVRTLRLSHDHIIH from the exons ATGGCTGGTATCCCCCCCGAGAATTCCTATTTCGTGGCTCAGGATGCCCAGGATATGCGTGACCGACTCCCTCAAACCGGCAATCTGCAGATCCTGTTGTTCATGGATGTCGTCCAAGGAGTATGCGTCGAACCAGGCACACATTTCTTCCTGGAACCTGTCACTCCAACGATCGCGAGAGGTGGGAAATACCCAACGCCAGTTCGGGAGGCAAGAGGCCAAATTGTGGCCCTTGGAGGTCATGGAGGAAAAGAGCTCTTCGGCGAACTCAGGTCCATTACTCCCGCGGCCATGAAGCAAGATGGCTGTGTGCGTGTGCGAACTTTGCG CCTGAGCCATGACCATATAATTCACTAA
- a CDS encoding putative ubiquitin C-terminal hydrolase Ubp8 (ubiquitin-specific protease) produces the protein MLFESCAVAEAFADFNSSDKAEGFAALSLLLASWRASSALAGYQQQDAHEYYQFLVDKLHSSTDGHHENHEKGCPCFFHKTFYGKLRSSVTCDKCGNVTRTDDPMVDLSLDVQVQAKKRAMGGAGPSSTPTLSGCLESFTSPEKLMAGVYNCSGCGGSAQKATKQLRIKKLPAILCMQLKRYEHTFSVSEKLEGRIDFPLSINMLPYTTNPNSHVDKSRYIYDLSSAVVHKGKLDAGHYYAYCRQGDEWILFNDDQVTSVTEADVLSADAYLLFYNLRSLAGAPSQ, from the exons ATGTTATTTGAAT CGTGCGCTGTTGCAGAAGCATTTGCAGACTTCAATAGCAGTGACAAGGCAGAAGGGTTTGCGGCCCTGAGCCTCCTTTTGGCCTCGTGGCGTGCAAGTTCT GCCTTGGCGGGATATCAGCAACAAGATGCTCATGAATATTACCAGTTCCTTGTCGACAAACTCCACTCTAGCACTGATGGACACCACGAGAACCACGAGAAAGGCTGCCCTTGCTTTTTCCACAAGACATTTTACGGCAAGCTGCGAAGTAGTGTAACATGTGACAAGTGTGGAAATGTCACTCGTACGGACGACCCCATGGTGGATCTAAGTTTGGATGTCCAGGTgcaggcgaagaagcgcGCCATGGGTGGTGCTGGGCCCTCGTCCACGCCCACGCTGAGCGGATGTTTGGAAAGCTTCACTTCCCCTGAAAAACTTATGGCAGGCGTCTACAACTGCAGCGGTTGCGGGGGAAGCGCACAAAAGGCCACGAAGCAGCTACGCATTAAGAAATTACCGGCAATTCTATGTATGCAACTAAAG CGATATGAACATACGTTCTCGGTTTCCGAGAAGCTAGAAGGCCGCATAGACTTCCCGCTGTCTATCAACATGCTCCCGTACACGACCAACCCTAACTCCCACGTTGATAAATCGAGGTATATCTACGACCTTTCATCTGCCGTGGTTCATAAAGGAAAGCTGGACGCAGGGCATTACTATGCTTACTGCCGGCAGGGTGATGAG TGGATACTCTTCAACGATGACCAAGTCACATCTGTGACGGAGGCCGATGTCCTCAGTGCCGATGCatatcttctcttctacaACCTTCGGTCCTTGGCTGGTGCTCCGTCGCAGTAG
- a CDS encoding telomere maintenance SDE2 family protein (predicted protein) produces MAPQNVNVLLSTFPGLSLPSTLSFSLPSTSSISDLTEKVSSYIPSSVPLLSLILTTTNNKQILPSSDLPISHLVAPNGELTATSNLLPLRLSVPLCGGKGGFGSQLRAAGGRMSSKRKRNQGDDNGSSRNLDGRRIRTVNEAKALAEYLAVKPEMDRKEKEERRRRWQAVVEAAEKREEELKNGGGKQKIDGQWMEDKEEMSEKAREAVLAAMKDGMWTDNLYDAIRDNILGGSSTSASEGSAQDSASASDEESEDEQEMKDAPGPSEPAPKSAVPRKFIGFDDDDEFMSDSEEEEIDQNDETEGKGKAKA; encoded by the coding sequence ATGGCTCCGCAAAACGTGAACGTTCTCCTTTCAACATTCCCCGGTCTCTCTCTACCCTCGACCCTCTCATTCTCCCTCCCATCGACCTCGTCTATCTCAGATCTCACCGAGAAGGTGTCCTCATATATTCCGTCATCCGTACCCCTCCTCTCACTCATCTTGACCACgacaaacaacaaacaaaTACTCCCTTCGTCAGACCTTCCAATCTCACATCTCGTTGCTCCTAATGGCGAACTCACTGCGACATCAAACCTCCTTCCCCTCCGCCTTTCGGTACCCCTATGCGGAGGAAAGGGTGGTTTCGGTTCCCAGCTTCGTGCTGCTGGTGGGCGCATGTCAAGCAAGAGAAAGCGCAACCAGGGAGACGATAACGGCTCCAGTCGCAATCTCGATGGTCGCCGTATCCGTACTGTCAATGAAGCCAAAGCGCTCGCCGAATATCTTGCAGTCAAGCCGGAAATGGACCgtaaagagaaggaggagcgCCGACGGAGGTGGCAGGCTGTTGTGGAGGCTGCAGAGAAACGCGAGGAGGAACTGAAGAATGGCGGCGGCAAGCAGAAGATTGACGGCCAGTGGAtggaagataaagaggagaTGAGCGAGAAGGCTAGGGAGGCTGTTCTTGCGGCGATGAAGGATGGCATGTGGACGGACAATCTTTATGATGCTATACGTGATAATATCTTGGGCGGGTCTAGTACGAGTGCTAGTGAAGGAAGTGCACAGGATTCTGCTTCTGCGtcggatgaagagagcgaaGACGAgcaggagatgaaggatgcgCCGGGCCCATCAGAGCCGGCTCCCAAGTCTGCAGTCCCGCGGAAGTTCATTGGatttgatgatgacgatgagtTTATGAGCGAttccgaggaagaggaaatcgacCAAAATGATGAGACCGAAGGGAAAGGCAAGGCAAAGGCTTAA